CGGAAAGATTCAGGTGGTTGTCGATCCGGACGAGCGGAAGAAAATCGGAAACACGGCAAGCGGGCTCGATCCGGACGAGCGGAAGCTCGGGTCCCTCCAGTTGACGGGCAGATCGGGAGGTTGGCAAGCGGGCCGTTGGCCCGGCACGGGAGGCAAATCGGAAGGTTGGCAAGGGAGAGATCGTGCCTCCAGAGCGAGTTGCGCGGTTAATCGATTGCTTAGCGATTTGAACGAAGACCATCCATGAAATAGGAGATAACTGCGATCAATAGGAGCATACCGAGGAGTCCACCTCCCATGGCTGCTCCACCTAAATAAAAGCCGCCGCCACCGAAGACAAGGAGTAATACGAGAAGTAAAATGATTATGTTCATACAAGTAACATATCTTTGGTTAGCAGCACTTACTATGAGGTCTTCACCTTACCAAAAAGATTCAGGTGGTTGTCGATCCGGACGAGCGGAAGAAAACTGGAAACACGGCAAGCGGGTCCGATCCGGACGAGCGGAAGCTCGGGTCCCTCCAGTTGACGGGCAGATCGGAAGGTTGGCAAGTGGGCCGCTCGCGCGGCACGGGGAGAAGAATTTTAATTTTCGCGTTTGAGGAGGTAATCGGCGAGTTCGGCGAGGCGGGCGCCTTTTTTGCCGAAGGCTTTGATGGCGTCCATGGCGTGTTTGGTCAGGCGGGTGGCTTCAGCCTCGGCTTTTTTCATACCAAGGACGGAAGGATAGGTCGCTTTTCCGACGGCGGCATCTTTTCCTGCGGTTTTGCCGAGTTGCTCAGAGGTCTTTGTACAATCAAGGATATCGTCGATGACTTGGAAGGCCAGGCCGAGGTTATAACCGAAAGTCGTGAGGTTCTTGAGCTGGGCCGGTGTGGCATTCGCCGAGAAAGCACCAAAACGGATGCTTGTCGTCAAAAGGGCTGATGTCTTGCGTTCATGGATATACACGAGATCTTTATGGGAGAGTTTTTTACCCTCACCCTCGAGGTCAGCGACTTGGCCACCCACGAGAAAAAGGGAACCCGCGCAATTTGCCAGCTCGAGAATGATCGCTTGATGATTGTAGCGGGGCCAGGCGTTAGCCTTTGCCGACATTTCAAAGGCGATCGTCAGGAGGGCATCCCCGGCGAGAACCCCTACCCCTTCACCAAAGACCTTGTGATTCGTCAGGCGTCCGCGACGATAATCATCATTATCCATGGAGGGTAGATCGTCATGGATCAGGGAATAGGTGTGGATACACTCCACAGCACAGGCGAGCGGCATGACCTCGGAGGCCGTGCCCCCACAGGCTTCCGCAGCGGCGATAGCCAAAACGGGTCGGAGCCTTTTACCACCCGCAAAAATCGAATAACGCATCGCCTTATGGATGGTGGTGGGTTTTGTCGTGGCTTTCGGGAGGAGCTTGTCCAGAGCTTGATCGACCTTTTTACAATTGCCTATGATATAATTTTTCAAATCCATGATTCCCATGTCATATAAACGAACGCCGCTAACCGCAAGCCTGAAATATCAGGAGGGGTAAATTCCTTTTACTGGAATTCCAATAATTATAGGTGGCTTTTTGCCTATAAATAGTCTACTTTTTTCTTTCGAGAACAAAAATATTATGGCTGTCATTATTTGCAAATCCTGTGGTGAAGAAAATGAACCGGGCCGCATTTATTGTAATGAATGCAATCAAAAGCTTGATGCCGGAAATTTGAGTGGCCTTGTGGGTAATAAGGGAGACGCCCTGACAAAAACCACCAT
The window above is part of the Verrucomicrobiota bacterium genome. Proteins encoded here:
- a CDS encoding DUF3309 domain-containing protein → MNIIILLLVLLLVFGGGGFYLGGAAMGGGLLGMLLLIAVISYFMDGLRSNR
- a CDS encoding farnesyl diphosphate synthase encodes the protein MDLKNYIIGNCKKVDQALDKLLPKATTKPTTIHKAMRYSIFAGGKRLRPVLAIAAAEACGGTASEVMPLACAVECIHTYSLIHDDLPSMDNDDYRRGRLTNHKVFGEGVGVLAGDALLTIAFEMSAKANAWPRYNHQAIILELANCAGSLFLVGGQVADLEGEGKKLSHKDLVYIHERKTSALLTTSIRFGAFSANATPAQLKNLTTFGYNLGLAFQVIDDILDCTKTSEQLGKTAGKDAAVGKATYPSVLGMKKAEAEATRLTKHAMDAIKAFGKKGARLAELADYLLKREN